In Populus nigra chromosome 1, ddPopNigr1.1, whole genome shotgun sequence, one genomic interval encodes:
- the LOC133702571 gene encoding heat stress transcription factor B-4b-like: protein MAFTVDRCEEMVFTVESQKAVPAPFLTKTYQLVDDPLTDHIVSWGDDETSFVVWRPPEFSRDLLPNYFKHNNFSSFVRQLNTYGFKKVVADRWEFANEYFRKGAKHLLSEIHRRKTSQHHHQHYPEQPPQFFQPEDGFSWIDPPFQSPKPSTDILTALSEDNQRLRRKNCMLLSELSHMKNLYNDIIYFIQNHVKPMPYEQKAYNAAPKLIELGSSCQDQTICSSIQRAKNGTVLGQHSLTLSTEESTSPVKLFGVPLSGNKRLHPEVID from the exons ATGGCTTTTACAGTGGATAGATGTGAAGAGATGGTGTTTACTGTGGAGTCTCAAAAGGCAGTTCCTGCACCATTCTTAACAAAAACATATCAGCTGGTTGATGATCCTCTTACTGACCACATTGTGTCTTGGGGTGATGATGAAACCAGCTTTGTTGTGTGGAGACCTCCTGAGTTTTCAAGGGATCTTCTTCCCAACTATTTCAAGCACAACAACTTCTCAAGCTTCGTCAGGCAGCTCAATACCTAT GGATTCAAGAAGGTAGTAGCTGACAGATGGGAGTTTGCAAATGAGTACTTCAGAAAAGGAGCAAAGCACTTGTTATCTGAGATCCACAGGAGAAAAACATCCCAACACCATCACCAGCACTACCCTGAGCAACCACCCCAATTTTTCCAGCCAGAAGATGGTTTTAGTTGGATCGACCCTCCATTTCAATCTCCAAAACCAAGTACTGACATCCTAACTGCGCTCTCAGAAGATAATCAGCGACTGAGAAGGAAAAACTGCATGCTTTTATCAGAACTCTCCCACATGAAGAACCTCTATAATGACATTATCTACTTCATCCAAAACCATGTAAAACCAATGCCCTATGAGCAAAAGGCTTATAATGCAGCACCTAAGCTAATAGAACTGGGCTCTTCATGTCAGGATCAAACCATTTGTTCTAGCATTCAAAGAGCTAAGAATGGTACTGTTTTGGGTCAGCATTCATTGACATTAAGTACTGAGGAATCAACTAGTCCTGTGAAGCTCTTTGGAGTCCCTCTCAGTGGCAATAAAAGGCTGCATCCAGAAGTGATCGATTAG